From Crassaminicella indica, one genomic window encodes:
- a CDS encoding FAD:protein FMN transferase: MTKKVNLYFCVIILLFVSLLSGCSKKKEPVTDSAYMLGTHLNITIWTENEDEGKKVIKECFKRISEIEKKMSVNIKDSEINNINKNAGKEFVKVSAETSKVLNKALKYGEISNGAFDLTVGKFVKLWGIGTYNERIPSKSEIDDALKYVDYKLLKKDEKNGYKLDKEGMRIDLGGIAKGYAADEAYRILKSNGIENAVINLGGNIFTLGTRPDGEIWKIGIQDPFEPTGTYMGIVQFSDKAIVTSGNYERFFIKNNKRYHHIIDPKTGYPSENGIISTTIITNHSIDADALSTSVYILGVKKGLDLIEKLDDVECIIVTKNRKVYLSSGMKDKFKIKNNSFQIEN, translated from the coding sequence ATGACAAAAAAAGTTAATTTATATTTTTGTGTAATTATATTATTATTTGTAAGCTTATTATCAGGATGTAGTAAAAAGAAAGAGCCTGTTACAGATTCAGCGTATATGCTAGGAACTCATTTAAATATTACTATTTGGACAGAGAATGAAGATGAAGGAAAAAAAGTGATAAAGGAATGCTTCAAAAGGATTTCTGAAATAGAAAAAAAGATGAGCGTAAATATAAAGGATAGTGAAATCAATAATATAAATAAAAATGCAGGAAAGGAATTTGTAAAAGTAAGTGCTGAAACAAGTAAAGTTTTAAATAAAGCATTAAAATATGGAGAAATTTCGAATGGAGCCTTTGATCTTACTGTTGGAAAATTTGTGAAGCTATGGGGAATTGGTACTTACAATGAAAGAATTCCTTCAAAATCAGAAATTGATGATGCATTAAAATATGTAGATTATAAATTATTAAAAAAAGATGAAAAAAATGGATATAAGCTCGATAAAGAGGGAATGCGTATTGATTTAGGAGGGATTGCTAAAGGATATGCAGCAGATGAAGCATATAGGATTCTTAAAAGTAATGGAATTGAGAATGCTGTTATTAATTTAGGAGGAAATATTTTTACTTTAGGAACAAGACCTGATGGTGAAATTTGGAAAATAGGAATACAGGATCCTTTTGAACCTACTGGTACTTATATGGGGATTGTTCAATTTTCTGATAAAGCTATTGTTACTTCAGGAAACTATGAAAGATTTTTTATCAAGAATAATAAAAGATATCATCATATTATTGATCCTAAGACAGGCTATCCGTCTGAGAATGGAATCATTAGTACGACAATTATAACAAATCATTCTATTGATGCAGATGCATTATCAACTTCTGTTTATATATTAGGGGTTAAAAAAGGCTTAGATTTAATTGAAAAGCTTGATGATGTGGAATGTATTATTGTTACTAAAAATCGCAAGGTATATTTATCATCAGGAATGAAAGATAAATTTAAAATTAAAAATAATAGTTTTCAAATTGAAAATTAG
- the mgsA gene encoding methylglyoxal synthase has protein sequence MKIALIAHDKKKESMVNFAIAYKDTLAKYDLMATGTTGKRIMDATGLKVKRFQSGPLGGDQQIGAEIAQNKIDLVIFLRDPLTAQSHEPDILALLRLCDVYKIPVATNIATAEILLRAMKRGEFHWREIIRKYDE, from the coding sequence ATGAAGATTGCACTAATAGCACATGACAAGAAAAAAGAAAGTATGGTTAACTTTGCAATAGCATATAAGGATACTCTTGCAAAGTATGATTTGATGGCTACTGGTACTACAGGTAAAAGAATTATGGATGCTACAGGACTAAAGGTAAAGAGATTTCAATCAGGACCTTTAGGAGGTGATCAGCAAATAGGTGCAGAAATTGCACAAAATAAAATTGATTTAGTTATATTCCTAAGAGATCCATTAACAGCGCAATCCCATGAGCCAGATATCCTAGCATTGCTTAGGTTATGTGATGTTTATAAGATACCTGTAGCGACGAATATAGCTACTGCTGAAATCCTTCTTCGCGCTATGAAAAGAGGAGAATTTCATTGGCGTGAGATTATTAGAAAATATGATGAGTAA